A single genomic interval of Vibrio gallicus harbors:
- the gltB gene encoding glutamate synthase large subunit produces MLDKEQSAQGLYTPELEHDACGIGFVAHLKNRKSHQVVTQALDMLARMEHRGGQGCDPASGDGAGILLQKPHEFLLEECVNQGIRLPSFEKYGVGVVLFPRDEYKRAQCRDILERNAQRLELEILGYRVLPTDNSMLGADPLSTEPQFEHVFIGGGPSTTPEELERKLYVLRNYTVRVCLESVSNIGDDFYINSLSYKTLVYKGQLTTEQVPQYFLDLQNPTMVTALALVHSRFSTNTFPRWRLAQPFRYIAHNGEINTVRGNLNWMKAREAILESDLFSQAEIDMLLPICQEGSSDSSNFDMALELLVLSGRTLPHALMMLIPEAWQENKNMDPKRRAFYQYHANIMEPWDGPASVCFTDGVQVGATLDRNGLRPSRYTVTKDNFLVMASESGVVEIEPENVEFRGRLQPGRIFVADLEQGRIISDEEVKDSISNAQPYEKWVEENLLSLKKLPDAENEFNQPSPDRLLHKQQAFGVSSEEVNEIIVPMARDGKEPLSAMGADWPLAVLSHQSQHLSNYFKQLFAQVTNPPIDPIRERMVMSLNTYLGKDHNLLTETPEHCQKVELESPVLSNSELEKLRAIDNEHLQAKTLDIVFQASEEKGKLQRALKRICQYAEDAVTDGYSIILLTDRAVNSNHAAIPAMLAVGAVHHHLIRKGLRAKCDIVVETADARETHHFATLIGYGANAINPYLVIETLVELQRTKKLDPEVHVKELFENYRKGVNGGLLKIFSKMGISTLQSYHGAQIFEALGISKSVVDKYFTGTVSRIQGLTIDDIAKEVMVRHRIGYPAREIPVQLLDVGGVYQWKQRGEKHLFNPETISLLQQSTRNKDFAQFKQYTQAVDSQGDNAATLRSQLDFVKNPAGSIPLEEVEPIESILKRFATGAMSFGSISYEAHSTLAVAMNRIGAKSNSGEGGEDPSRFERKENGDWERSAIKQVASGRFGVTSYYLTNSEEIQIKMAQGAKPGEGGQLPGDKVDDWIGATRHSTPGVGLISPPPHHDIYSIEDLAQLIYDLKNANRAGRVNVKLVSEAGVGTIASGVAKAKADVVLIAGFDGGTGASPMSSIRHTGLPWELGLAETHQTLLKNGLRNRIVVQSDGQMKTPRDLAVATLLGAEEWGVATAALVVEGCIMMRKCHKNTCPVGIATQNKTLRERFDGRVEDVVTFFRYMAEGMREIMAELGYRTIQEMVGQSHKLKVRNDIAHWKYKNLDLSPVLHLEPAREQDGVFNQIEQNHNLEDVLDRKLIQTAIPALENGAAVKAEFPIINTDRSVGTMLSNEISKVYKDQGLPALMDVKFNGSAGQSFGAFLAKGVKFEVEGDANDYWGKGLSGGTLVLYPDAKSNIVPEDNIVVGNVCFYGATSGESYIRGLAGERFCVRNSGAKVVVEGVGDHGCEYMTGGVAVILGSTGRNFAAGMSGGVAYVWDKAGDFESKLNAELVDLDPIEEEDKTLIRDMLTKHVQFTGSEVAKTFLDNFEVSLQSLLKVMPRDYKAVLQKNKAIAEQQTETEAV; encoded by the coding sequence ATGTTGGATAAAGAGCAATCAGCACAAGGTCTTTATACTCCAGAATTGGAGCATGACGCTTGTGGTATCGGTTTTGTTGCTCACCTCAAAAACCGAAAATCGCATCAAGTCGTTACACAGGCGCTAGATATGCTAGCACGTATGGAGCACCGTGGCGGTCAAGGCTGCGATCCTGCTTCAGGCGATGGTGCTGGTATTTTACTGCAAAAACCGCATGAGTTTCTGCTAGAAGAGTGTGTTAATCAAGGGATTCGCCTACCCTCTTTTGAGAAGTATGGCGTTGGTGTCGTGCTATTTCCAAGAGATGAGTATAAACGAGCACAATGCCGAGATATTCTAGAGCGCAACGCGCAACGTCTTGAATTAGAAATTCTAGGCTATAGAGTACTCCCAACTGACAACTCAATGTTAGGTGCCGATCCCCTCAGTACAGAACCACAATTTGAGCACGTGTTTATTGGTGGTGGTCCAAGTACTACACCTGAAGAGCTAGAGCGAAAACTCTATGTGCTGCGTAATTACACTGTACGAGTATGCTTAGAAAGCGTATCCAATATTGGTGATGACTTCTATATCAACTCTTTGTCTTATAAGACATTAGTTTATAAAGGACAGCTCACTACAGAACAAGTACCTCAGTACTTCCTAGACCTGCAAAACCCAACCATGGTGACTGCACTGGCCTTGGTTCACTCACGCTTCTCAACCAATACATTCCCAAGATGGCGCCTGGCTCAGCCTTTCCGCTATATTGCGCACAATGGTGAGATCAACACAGTTCGCGGTAACCTGAACTGGATGAAGGCGCGTGAAGCGATTCTTGAGTCTGACTTATTCAGCCAGGCTGAAATCGATATGCTACTGCCTATCTGTCAAGAAGGTAGCTCAGATTCATCCAACTTCGATATGGCTCTAGAGCTGCTAGTGCTATCGGGTCGTACTCTGCCACATGCTCTGATGATGCTTATCCCAGAAGCTTGGCAAGAAAACAAGAACATGGATCCTAAGCGTCGTGCTTTCTATCAGTATCACGCTAACATTATGGAACCGTGGGACGGCCCTGCATCAGTATGTTTTACTGATGGTGTTCAAGTAGGTGCCACGCTAGACCGAAATGGTCTACGCCCTTCTCGCTATACAGTGACTAAAGATAACTTCTTAGTGATGGCATCAGAGTCTGGGGTAGTGGAAATTGAACCAGAAAATGTTGAATTTCGTGGCCGCCTGCAACCGGGTCGTATCTTCGTTGCCGATCTAGAACAAGGTCGCATCATATCTGATGAAGAAGTAAAAGATTCAATCTCAAACGCTCAGCCGTATGAGAAATGGGTTGAAGAAAACCTCCTCAGCCTCAAAAAACTGCCTGACGCAGAAAACGAATTCAACCAACCTTCTCCAGATCGCTTACTGCACAAGCAACAAGCGTTTGGCGTGAGCTCTGAAGAAGTTAATGAAATCATTGTACCTATGGCAAGAGATGGCAAAGAGCCACTATCTGCTATGGGTGCTGACTGGCCATTAGCTGTGCTATCGCATCAGTCACAACACCTATCAAACTACTTTAAGCAGCTGTTTGCTCAAGTTACCAACCCACCAATCGATCCGATTCGTGAGCGTATGGTTATGTCTTTGAATACCTACCTTGGTAAAGACCATAACCTACTAACGGAAACACCAGAGCACTGTCAAAAAGTAGAGCTTGAATCTCCAGTTCTATCCAACTCAGAACTAGAGAAACTGCGTGCTATCGATAATGAGCACTTACAAGCTAAAACCCTAGATATCGTCTTCCAAGCCAGTGAAGAAAAAGGCAAGCTGCAACGAGCACTAAAACGTATCTGCCAGTATGCTGAAGATGCAGTAACCGATGGTTATTCCATTATTTTGCTTACCGACCGTGCCGTAAACTCTAACCACGCTGCAATCCCTGCAATGTTGGCGGTAGGTGCTGTTCACCATCACCTTATCCGTAAAGGTCTACGTGCCAAATGTGACATTGTTGTTGAAACCGCTGATGCGCGCGAAACCCATCACTTTGCTACGCTCATTGGCTATGGTGCAAACGCAATCAACCCATACTTGGTTATCGAAACCTTAGTTGAACTGCAACGCACTAAGAAATTAGATCCAGAAGTCCACGTCAAAGAGCTGTTCGAGAACTACCGTAAGGGTGTTAACGGCGGCCTACTGAAGATCTTCTCTAAGATGGGTATCTCAACGCTTCAGTCTTACCACGGCGCTCAAATCTTTGAAGCACTCGGTATCAGTAAATCTGTTGTTGATAAGTACTTTACGGGTACGGTTTCTCGTATTCAGGGTCTAACTATTGATGACATCGCTAAAGAAGTGATGGTTCGTCACCGTATCGGCTACCCGGCACGTGAGATCCCAGTACAGCTACTCGATGTTGGTGGTGTTTATCAGTGGAAACAGCGTGGTGAAAAACACCTGTTTAACCCTGAAACAATTTCACTACTACAGCAATCAACTCGCAATAAAGACTTTGCTCAGTTTAAGCAATATACCCAAGCAGTTGATAGCCAAGGTGATAACGCTGCAACCCTGCGTAGCCAGTTAGATTTTGTTAAAAACCCAGCTGGCTCTATCCCACTTGAAGAAGTTGAACCAATTGAAAGCATTCTAAAGCGCTTTGCAACAGGTGCAATGTCATTTGGCTCTATCTCTTACGAGGCGCACTCTACCCTTGCTGTTGCTATGAACCGCATCGGTGCGAAATCAAACTCAGGTGAAGGTGGTGAAGACCCATCTCGTTTTGAGCGCAAAGAGAATGGTGATTGGGAACGCTCTGCTATCAAGCAGGTAGCCTCTGGACGCTTTGGTGTAACCTCTTATTACCTAACCAACTCTGAAGAGATTCAGATTAAGATGGCGCAGGGTGCTAAGCCAGGCGAAGGTGGTCAGCTACCGGGCGATAAAGTTGATGACTGGATCGGTGCAACGCGTCACTCCACTCCTGGAGTTGGCTTGATTTCACCACCGCCACACCACGATATCTACTCAATCGAAGATTTGGCTCAGCTTATCTACGACTTGAAGAACGCAAACCGTGCTGGTCGTGTTAACGTGAAGCTAGTATCAGAAGCGGGTGTGGGTACTATCGCATCAGGTGTAGCTAAAGCTAAGGCTGACGTGGTTCTTATTGCAGGCTTTGATGGCGGTACAGGTGCATCACCAATGTCTTCTATCCGTCACACGGGTTTACCGTGGGAACTAGGTCTAGCTGAAACCCACCAAACACTACTGAAGAATGGTCTACGTAACCGTATCGTTGTTCAGTCTGATGGCCAAATGAAGACACCTCGTGACCTTGCAGTAGCAACACTACTTGGCGCTGAAGAGTGGGGCGTAGCAACCGCAGCCTTGGTTGTTGAAGGCTGTATCATGATGCGTAAGTGTCATAAGAATACCTGCCCAGTTGGCATCGCAACTCAAAACAAGACCCTGCGCGAGCGCTTTGATGGCCGCGTAGAAGATGTTGTAACCTTCTTCCGCTACATGGCTGAAGGTATGCGTGAAATCATGGCTGAGCTTGGCTACCGCACCATTCAAGAAATGGTAGGTCAGTCTCACAAGCTTAAGGTTCGTAATGATATCGCACATTGGAAATACAAAAACCTAGACTTATCGCCTGTTCTTCACCTAGAACCGGCGCGCGAGCAAGATGGCGTATTTAACCAAATTGAGCAGAACCACAACCTTGAAGATGTATTGGACCGTAAGCTTATCCAAACCGCGATCCCAGCTCTAGAGAATGGTGCTGCGGTTAAAGCTGAATTCCCAATTATTAACACCGATCGAAGCGTAGGCACCATGTTGTCTAACGAAATCTCAAAGGTATATAAAGACCAAGGGTTACCAGCTCTGATGGACGTTAAGTTCAACGGTAGTGCGGGTCAATCATTTGGTGCTTTCCTTGCCAAAGGCGTTAAGTTTGAGGTTGAGGGAGACGCGAACGACTACTGGGGTAAAGGCCTATCAGGCGGTACTCTTGTACTCTATCCTGATGCCAAATCAAACATTGTTCCTGAAGATAACATTGTTGTGGGTAACGTATGTTTCTACGGTGCAACCTCTGGTGAGTCTTATATCCGTGGTCTAGCGGGCGAACGCTTCTGTGTTCGTAACTCTGGCGCTAAGGTTGTTGTTGAAGGTGTTGGTGACCATGGCTGTGAATACATGACTGGTGGTGTCGCTGTTATCCTTGGCTCTACCGGCCGTAACTTTGCAGCAGGCATGAGCGGCGGTGTCGCTTATGTATGGGATAAAGCAGGAGACTTTGAAAGCAAGCTAAACGCAGAGCTTGTAGACTTAGATCCTATCGAAGAAGAAGATAAAACTCTAATTCGTGACATGCTGACGAAACATGTTCAATTCACAGGAAGTGAGGTTGCCAAGACGTTCTTAGACAACTTTGAAGTAAGCCTGCAATCACTGTTAAAAGTGATGCCGCGTGACTACAAAGCTGTTCTACAAAAGAATAAAGCAATCGCTGAGCAACAAACTGAAACGGAGGCAGTTTAA
- a CDS encoding TIGR01212 family radical SAM protein (This family includes YhcC from E. coli K-12, an uncharacterized radical SAM protein.) has protein sequence MQLHELVNTLGQDLQRRYGEKVHKLTLHGGFSCPNRDGTIGRGGCTFCNVSSFVDENTQAQSIEMQLSDRSGEIKRAKKYFAYFQAYTNTFAEVQVLRNMYEQALRSSDIVGLCVGTRPDCVPDAVMDLLIEYKQKGYEIWLELGLQTANNNTLKRINRGHDFECYAQITKRARAHGIKVCTHLIVGLPKETKQDNIETLKKVLDVGTDGIKLHGLHIVEGSTMAKAWKAGKLEAPSLEQYVDIASTMIRMTPPDVVYHRVSSAARRPTLLSPLWCENRWLAMTEIGRTLDKEGAQGTLIERPFIYSKPILTPQL, from the coding sequence ATGCAACTCCATGAATTAGTCAATACTTTAGGGCAAGATCTCCAACGTCGTTATGGGGAAAAGGTGCACAAATTGACCTTGCATGGTGGTTTTAGTTGCCCCAATAGAGATGGCACTATTGGTCGAGGAGGATGTACCTTCTGCAATGTATCTTCTTTTGTTGACGAAAACACCCAAGCCCAGTCTATTGAGATGCAATTGAGCGACCGTTCCGGTGAAATCAAACGCGCCAAAAAATACTTCGCTTATTTTCAAGCCTATACCAATACCTTCGCTGAGGTTCAGGTTCTGCGTAATATGTATGAACAGGCTTTGCGTTCATCCGATATCGTTGGTCTTTGTGTTGGAACGCGTCCTGATTGTGTGCCTGATGCGGTGATGGATTTATTGATTGAATACAAGCAAAAAGGGTATGAAATATGGTTGGAGTTGGGGTTACAAACCGCAAACAATAATACCCTTAAGCGAATTAATCGAGGCCATGATTTTGAGTGTTATGCACAGATCACCAAGCGAGCACGTGCTCATGGTATAAAGGTGTGTACTCACCTCATTGTAGGGCTACCAAAAGAGACTAAGCAGGATAATATTGAGACCTTAAAAAAGGTGCTCGATGTTGGTACTGATGGCATCAAGTTGCATGGGCTGCATATTGTAGAAGGTAGTACCATGGCGAAAGCGTGGAAGGCAGGCAAACTAGAGGCGCCAAGTCTTGAACAGTATGTTGATATTGCATCGACAATGATCCGTATGACCCCACCAGATGTTGTGTATCATAGGGTATCTTCTGCTGCGCGACGCCCAACATTATTGTCGCCTTTATGGTGTGAAAACCGTTGGCTGGCGATGACAGAAATAGGACGAACTCTTGATAAAGAGGGTGCTCAGGGGACATTGATTGAGCGACCGTTTATTTATAGTAAACCGATACTAACTCCCCAACTTTAA
- the arcB gene encoding aerobic respiration two-component sensor histidine kinase ArcB, which yields MRPLKFFTQYYVNWLVRLGIYRFSIILAIALIILALFVHVTIAFILNEPFDTHHMLRSMAFGLIITPWAVYFISTMVEQLEESRSRLSKLVSELNDMRDRDLELNHQLRQNIEQLNSEIKERLAAEESRKQIMSDLEHEVFQREATQIALSERTALLRSFIDASPDLFYYRSKDGVFSGCNQAVEKLTGKTEQDLVGLTPWQVYKKEIAQQIVETDKIVIENNREIIYEQWLEYPDGHKAFFELRKAPFFDKQGRHLGLAGFGRDITERKRHEESLEKASRDKTTFISTISHELRTPLNGIVGLSRMLLDTSLDKEQRQYMQTINVSAITLGHIFNDIIDMDKFDRNKLELVPSELNFNEFVSELDSLSRLMADQKNLNFELDRLTDMPGSVMVDATRLRQVLWNLISNAIKFTQQGGVNVNVSAEPVDNNQVSLRFEIEDTGVGIPEQELDKIFAMYYQVKSGEGNLHAVGTGIGLAVSHSLIDKMGGELYATSELGHGSTFYVEITVPLADKSQAEFEIEPVQNGLSIFMVEDIELNITVARSLIESLGHSVDVARTGKEALQMFAPDKYDLVLLDIQLPDMTGFDVAKDIRKQYPSSPPIVALTANLVKDKTEYRGAGMQDALSKPLSAKALRKIMHKLCNVQSYEVDIISHATKAVLEDASTELSVDTLIDKEMLTSYIEIVGKKPVLDSIALFSDMMPEYISILDSNLVAKDQKAIASEAHKIKGAAGSVGLQRIQSVAQQAQSPELPAWWENIHDWVDEIRNNYLNDIQILLNWIDENFNDTNLKK from the coding sequence ATGCGCCCACTTAAATTCTTCACACAATATTATGTCAACTGGCTGGTTAGGCTTGGGATATATCGTTTTTCTATTATCCTAGCTATTGCATTGATAATATTGGCATTGTTTGTCCATGTTACGATTGCATTCATTCTTAATGAGCCCTTTGATACCCATCATATGCTGCGCTCGATGGCATTTGGTCTCATTATTACGCCCTGGGCTGTCTACTTTATCTCGACAATGGTTGAGCAATTAGAAGAATCTCGCAGTCGATTATCCAAACTCGTATCCGAGCTCAATGATATGCGTGATCGTGATTTAGAGCTAAATCATCAATTAAGACAAAATATCGAGCAGCTAAATTCAGAGATAAAAGAGAGGCTGGCAGCAGAAGAGTCGCGCAAGCAAATTATGTCTGATCTTGAGCATGAGGTGTTTCAACGCGAGGCGACTCAAATAGCTTTGTCTGAGCGTACTGCCTTATTACGCTCCTTTATTGACGCCTCTCCAGACCTCTTTTATTACCGCAGTAAAGATGGCGTTTTTTCCGGATGCAATCAGGCAGTAGAGAAACTAACGGGTAAAACCGAGCAAGATCTAGTGGGTCTAACACCTTGGCAGGTCTATAAAAAAGAGATCGCACAGCAGATTGTAGAGACTGACAAGATAGTTATTGAGAATAACAGAGAGATTATTTATGAGCAGTGGTTGGAATATCCAGATGGTCATAAAGCATTCTTTGAGCTCAGAAAAGCGCCGTTCTTTGATAAGCAGGGAAGGCATTTAGGCCTCGCTGGATTTGGACGAGATATTACCGAACGCAAGCGACATGAAGAGTCTCTAGAGAAAGCGAGTCGAGATAAGACAACCTTTATCTCGACCATTAGCCATGAGCTAAGAACCCCTCTAAATGGCATCGTAGGCTTGAGTCGAATGCTATTGGATACCTCACTAGATAAAGAACAGCGCCAATATATGCAGACGATTAACGTCAGTGCGATTACCTTAGGCCATATCTTTAACGACATAATAGATATGGATAAATTTGATCGTAATAAATTGGAGCTTGTACCTTCAGAGTTAAACTTTAATGAATTTGTCAGTGAATTAGATAGCTTGTCACGCCTGATGGCTGATCAGAAAAATCTGAATTTTGAGTTAGATAGGTTAACTGACATGCCAGGTAGTGTGATGGTCGATGCCACACGTCTTCGCCAAGTGCTATGGAACTTAATCAGTAATGCGATAAAGTTTACCCAGCAGGGGGGGGTAAACGTAAACGTTAGCGCTGAGCCTGTCGATAATAATCAGGTAAGCCTTCGCTTTGAAATTGAAGATACTGGTGTTGGTATTCCAGAACAAGAGCTAGATAAGATCTTTGCGATGTATTATCAAGTGAAGTCAGGCGAGGGTAATCTACATGCGGTAGGTACGGGTATTGGTCTGGCTGTATCGCATTCACTCATAGATAAAATGGGAGGAGAGCTATACGCCACAAGTGAGTTAGGGCATGGCAGCACTTTTTATGTTGAAATCACGGTGCCACTGGCCGATAAATCTCAAGCGGAGTTTGAAATTGAGCCAGTACAGAACGGTTTATCCATATTTATGGTCGAAGATATTGAGCTGAACATTACCGTTGCACGCTCTTTAATTGAAAGCTTGGGTCATAGCGTTGATGTTGCTAGAACAGGTAAAGAAGCGTTGCAGATGTTTGCACCTGATAAATATGATTTAGTGCTACTAGATATTCAACTTCCGGATATGACCGGCTTTGATGTCGCCAAAGATATCCGTAAACAGTATCCATCATCACCGCCGATAGTGGCTTTAACCGCTAATCTAGTGAAAGATAAGACGGAGTATCGAGGTGCTGGAATGCAAGATGCTTTGAGTAAACCGCTTTCAGCCAAGGCACTGCGTAAGATAATGCATAAGTTATGTAACGTACAATCGTATGAGGTGGATATTATTTCCCATGCGACCAAGGCGGTTCTAGAAGATGCATCGACTGAGTTATCGGTCGACACCCTTATCGATAAAGAGATGCTGACATCTTATATTGAGATAGTAGGTAAAAAGCCTGTGCTCGATAGCATTGCTTTATTTTCGGATATGATGCCTGAGTATATTTCTATCCTTGATTCCAACCTGGTAGCAAAAGATCAAAAGGCGATAGCATCAGAAGCCCATAAAATTAAAGGGGCGGCAGGTTCCGTGGGTCTACAGCGCATTCAATCTGTGGCACAGCAGGCGCAGTCCCCAGAGCTGCCTGCATGGTGGGAAAATATTCACGATTGGGTAGATGAGATACGAAACAATTACTTAAATGATATTCAGATACTGTTAAACTGGATTGACGAAAATTTTAATGATACCAATCTGAAAAAGTAG
- the arcA gene encoding two-component system response regulator ArcA — protein sequence MQTPNILIVEDEQVTRSTLKSIFEAEGYNVFEAIDGDTMHQTIAEHSVNLVIMDINLPGKNGLLLARELREQANVALMFLTGRDNEVDKILGLEIGADDYITKPFNPRELTIRARNLLARSMNANREGEEENKNVEKYTFNGWILDINSRSLVNPNGESYKLPRSEFRALLHFCENPGKIQTRAELLKKMTGRELKPHDRTVDVTIRRIRKHFESVVGTPEIIATIHGEGYRFCGNLD from the coding sequence ATGCAAACCCCTAACATTCTTATCGTTGAAGACGAACAAGTTACCCGTAGTACCCTTAAAAGTATCTTTGAAGCCGAAGGTTATAATGTATTTGAAGCAATTGATGGTGACACTATGCACCAAACAATCGCTGAGCATTCAGTTAATCTTGTGATCATGGATATTAACCTTCCAGGCAAGAATGGCTTATTGCTAGCTCGTGAACTACGTGAGCAAGCGAATGTCGCTCTGATGTTCCTGACTGGTCGTGACAACGAAGTAGACAAGATTCTAGGTCTAGAAATTGGTGCAGATGATTATATCACTAAGCCTTTCAACCCTCGTGAACTGACTATTCGTGCTCGCAACTTACTTGCTCGCTCAATGAATGCAAACCGCGAAGGCGAAGAAGAGAATAAAAACGTTGAGAAATATACCTTCAACGGTTGGATTCTTGATATCAATAGTCGCTCTCTTGTGAACCCTAACGGTGAGTCATATAAACTACCTCGCTCTGAGTTCCGAGCTCTACTGCACTTCTGTGAAAACCCAGGCAAGATCCAAACTCGTGCTGAATTATTGAAAAAAATGACCGGTCGCGAGCTTAAGCCACATGATCGCACTGTTGATGTAACCATTCGTCGCATCCGTAAGCATTTCGAATCTGTTGTGGGTACTCCTGAGATTATCGCCACTATCCACGGCGAAGGTTACCGCTTCTGTGGAAACCTAGACTAA